In Rhinopithecus roxellana isolate Shanxi Qingling chromosome 4, ASM756505v1, whole genome shotgun sequence, a single genomic region encodes these proteins:
- the LOC104663746 gene encoding UL16-binding protein 1-like encodes MVDFLNGQLPDIQVENLIHIEPLILQAQMSCDNEAYGHNRGSWQFLFNGQTFFLFDSNNRKWAVLHPGAKKMKDKWEKNTEVTMFFHKISMGDCKMWLEEFLIYWEKMLDPTKPHSRAPGTTQPKTMATTFSAWSLLLIILCFILPGI; translated from the exons ATGGTGGATTTCCTCAATGGGCAACTGCCTGACATTCAAGTGGAGAATTTAATACACATTG AGCCCCTCATTCTGCAGGCCCAGATGTCTTGTGACAATGAAGCCTATGGACACAACAGAGGATCTTGGCAGTTCCTCTTCAATGGACAGACTTTCTTCCTGTTTGACTCAAACAACAGAAAGTGGGCAGTGCTTCATCCTGGAGCCAAGAAGATGAAAGATAAGTGGGAGAAGAACACGGAGGTGACCATGTTCTTCCACAAGATTTCAATGGGGGATTGTAAGATGTGGCTTGAAGAATTTTTGATATACTGGGAAAAAATGCTGGATCCAACAA AACCACACTCTCGGGCCCCAGGCACAACCCAACCCAAAACCATGGCCACCACCTTCAGTGCCTGGAGCCTCCTCCTCATCATCCTCTGCTTTATCCTCCCTGGCATCTGA